Proteins from a single region of Salvelinus fontinalis isolate EN_2023a chromosome 15, ASM2944872v1, whole genome shotgun sequence:
- the LOC129811780 gene encoding cell division cycle-associated protein 4-like, giving the protein MFPKGTKRKFSDSGDEPAAGGEDVNQPSSVAVRMLSSYSLQRQSLLDMSLIKLQLCHMLVEPNLCRSVLIANTVRQIQEEMTQDGTWQIMTQALSAANAAAQCSADRLVATEVLCRQTEATQGEQVLKPFPAVGSEGCLAEEEEVVVEGEGGVTMSTVSPQAPTSYLPGTFGMDPCWEEENGEDEEEDEDSEECGSGSEEGDSDRLVDDSRTAEQVFGTFEIKNPAPSPDPALEELFSDVDASYYDLDTVLTGMQSAPKMGPYDLLESLSSHGPSTLSSSTSCRSDLNELDHIMEIIVGS; this is encoded by the coding sequence ATGTTCCCGAAGGGCACGAAGCGCAAGTTTTCGGACTCCGGGGATGAACCTGCGGCGGGTGGTGAGGATGTAAACCAACCAAGTTCGGTGGCCGTAAGGATGCTGTCATCCTACAGCCTGCAGCGGCAGTCCCTGCTGGACATGTCCCTAATCAAGCTGCAGCTGTGCCACATGCTGGTGGAGCCCAACCTGTGCCGTTCAGTGCTGATTGCCAACACGGTGAGGCAGATCCAGGAGGAGATGACCCAGGACGGCACCTGGCAGATCATGACCCAGGCCCTGAGTGCTGCCAACGCTGCTGCCCAGTGCTCTGCAGACCGCCTGGTGGCCACCGAGGTGCTGTGTCGGCAGACCGAGGCAACCCAGGGGGAGCAGGTACTCAAGCCCTTCCCAGCGGTGGGGTCAGAGGGTTGCcttgcagaggaggaggaggtggtagtgGAGGGCgaggggggggtgaccatgtCCACGGTTTCCCCCCAAGCCCCAACCTCCTACCTGCCAGGCACCTTTGGCATGGACCCCTGCTGGGAAGAGGAGAATGgtgaagatgaggaggaagatgaggacagTGAGGAGTGTGGGTCTGGTTcggaggagggagacagtgacAGGCTTGTGGATGACTCCAGGACAGCAGAGCAGGTCTTTGGCACGTTCGAGATCAAAAACCCTGCGCCCAGCCCCGACCCTGCCCTGGAGGAACTGTTTTCAGATGTGGATGCGTCCTATTACGACCTTGACACGGTGCTGACAGGCATGCAGAGTGCGCCTAAGATGGGGCCCTACGACCTCCTGGAGAGCCTGTCTTCCCATGGGCCCTCAACCCTCAGCTCCAGCACCAGCTGCCGATCAGACCTCAATGAACTGGACCATATCATGGAGATCATAGTGGGCTCTTGA